In Camelina sativa cultivar DH55 chromosome 16, Cs, whole genome shotgun sequence, a single window of DNA contains:
- the LOC109129623 gene encoding protein TIME FOR COFFEE-like — protein sequence MTHEEVQQHKIEKHEWLNLDIERPNQESGRDSNLKLQNFDWSQPQQATSAQQSSVLPFPLAVSSWPSGLSPQAYVPVIQTGKPVGGSNGSSTLLQQGAPFFASQPRPKKCATHFFIARNIQLHQHFVKTSHVSTPNKCSVYLRGDDLSPAPGNPSLQGSSPVINLNSQAHDGIAENISPSEEKASERVHFASTRQKKPQPPPPSSSIVPAPAFIFPSNHHLQPVIVASKSPLPTKSPRVAFGSTSVNFSHPSSSASEASSPYFTVLPNNAYSFQLSSTIRGGTASQALPYFNGSFYSPQMFQQPPQLMQRQSPSQRESKASSFSSSSHRQPQPHPQVSVNSISGQANVQQHRQQSQKSEAKAAGDNSDSRGSHNQKGGPHGQIMTAPVQPQNFSMSFASFAGGATPANLNFSSNGYHIISAPSGVQQKNHQTNDSKTGGASCSSNAEDPKKTLPGKAPVMMNGQTLVFDNPSRTLNFVSGTWPPPAATTINGDSSVFTQHHAQRQKQSGRSKMMTHSQVDSVSASSSQWKNPANSSLTSCNLKQFQSQQQIRTHGQTQISFAAPSKSQPSQEQHGRSSGSPSVIGSGSHGKAGNHKVSNSKTLPLSPISSSPAHAQEQTENSASGSTKKTSPVCGRTVPPIISSCPGHLSELKY from the exons ATGACTCATGAAGAAGTCCAACAGCATAAGATTGAGAAACACGAATGGCTGAATCTTGATATAGAGAGACCTAACCAAGAGTCCGGCAGAGATTCTAActtaaaattacagaattttgATTGGAGCCAACCTCAGCAGGCTACTTCTG CTCAGCAGAGTTCCGTCTTACCTTTTCCGCTAGCTGTAAGCAGCTGGCCTAGCGGGCTTTCTCCCCAGGC ATATGTACCCGTGATACAGACCGGTAAGCCTGTGGGTGGGAGCAATGGATCGTCTACATTACTGCAG CAGGGTGCTCCTTTTTTTGCCTCTCAGCCTAGGCCTAAAAAGTGTGCAACACACTTTTTCATTGCTCGGAACATTCAGCTACATCAGCATTTCGTCAAAACAAGCCATGTCTCTACTCCAAACAAATGTTCTGTGTATCTTAGAGGTGATGACTTAAGCCCGGCCCCTGGAAACCCATCCTTGCAAGGAAGCTCTCCTGTTATCAATTTAAACTCCCAGGCACATGATGGAATTGCAGAAAATATTTCTCCGTCTGAGGAGAAAGCCTCTGAAAGAGTTCATTTTGCCTCGACCAGACAGAAGAAACCTCAACCACCCCCTCCATCAAGTAGTATAGTG CCTGCTCCAGCTTTCATCTTCCCCTCAAATCACCATTTGCAACCAGTCATTGTAGCTTCTAAATCACCTCTCCCAACAAAGAGCCCACGTGTGGCTTTTGGTTCAACATCGGTCAACTTCAGTCATCCAAGTTCATCAGCCAGCGAAGCTTCTTCTCCGTACTTTACAGTTCTTCCAAACAATGCATATTCCTTTCAACTGTCATCAACCATCAGAGGTGGGACTGCAAGCCAGGCGTTGCCTTACTTCAATGGGTCCTTTTATTCGCCGCAGATGTTCCAACAACCTCCTCAGCTTATGCAGAGACAGAGTCCATCTCAGAGGGAGTCAAAAGCATCAAGCTTTTCCTCATCATCCCACAGGCAACCGCAACCGCACCCGCAAGTTAGTGTGAATAGCATTTCAGGCCAAGCTAATGTTCAGCAACACCGGCAACAGTCACAAAAGTCTGAGGCTAAAGCAGCTGGAGATAACTCTGATTCAAGGGGTAGCCACAATCAGAAAGGAGGCCCACATGGCCAGATCATGACAGCCCCTGTTCAGCCACAAAACTTTTCCATGTCATTTGCATCTTTTGCCGGCGGTGCTACCCCTGCAAATCTGAATTTCTCCTCCAATGGCTACCACATCATCTCTGCACCTTCTGGTGTTCAACAGAAAAACCATCAAACAAATGACTCAAAGACTGGAGGTGCAAGCTGTTCAAGCAATGCCGAAGACCCGAAAAAGACTCTTCCTGGGAAGGCTCCAGTGATGATGAATGGACAGACGCTGGTTTTTGACAATCCATCGAGAACCCTCAACTTTGTTTCTGGTACTTGGCCTCCTCCTGCAGCAACGACAATAAATGGGGACTCTTCAGTGTTTACCCAGCATCATGCACAGAGGCAGAAGCAATCTGGTCGGAGTAAAATGATGACTCATTCGCAGGTTGACTCCGTGTCTGCCTCGTCATCCCAGTGGAAAAACCCTGCAAACTCATCACTCACGTCGTGTAACCTCAAGCAGTTCCAGTCTCAGCAGCAGATAAGAACTCATGGACAGACTCAGATTTCTTTTGCAGCACCATCAAAGTCGCAACCTTCTCAGGAGCAACATGGGAGATCTAGTGGCTCTCCTTCAGTCATCGGGTCTGGTTCACATGGCAAAGCAGGAAACCACAAGGTCAGCAATAGCAAAACCTTGCCATTATCacctatttcttcttctcctgcacACGCACAGGAACAGACGGAGAATTCAGCTTCCGGGTCGACCAAGAAAACGTCTCCCGTTTGTGGAAGGACCGTGCCACCGATTATAAGTTCATGCCCAGGTCATCTGTCTGAGCTAAAGTACTAG
- the LOC104748998 gene encoding fatty-acid-binding protein 1, with the protein MVSFRFPFSFSQPPRATSFSGFSVSAVAVSVTVGAAAAAGAAIAASRNPRHPILEWAFSSHRSSLLLPWGSITLADSTSESVVEPKTGFSFPASIGDSRRLLGVGLRKKSLLGLKNIDVYAFGVYADCDDVKKLVGEKYANLPASEIRGNKSFLDDLMQADIKMTIRLQIVYGKLSIRSVRSAFQESVGNRLKKFGGLDNDQLLLSFTSLFKDEYKIPRNSTIDLTKEPGHVLSVAIEGDHVGSVKSQLLCRSILDLYIGEEPFDKNAKEDFLDNVASLAFDN; encoded by the exons atggttTCGTTTCGGTTCCCTTTCTCGTTTTCTCAGCCCCCGCGTGCCACGTCATTCTCTGGATTCTCCGTTTCCGCCGTCGCAGTCTCTGTCACCGTTGGCGCTGCAGCAGCCGCCGGAGCTGCGATCGCGGCGTCTCGTAATCCCAGGCATCCGATTCTGGAGTGGGCCTTCTCCTCTCACCGTTCGTCTCTGCTGTTACCGTGGGGATCTATAACTCTAGCCGACTCTACCTCCGAATCCGTTGTTGAGCCCAAGACCGGTTTCTCGTTCCCCGCTTCAATCGGAGATTCCCGGCGATTACTCGGCGTCGGCCTGAGGAAGAAGAGCTTACTTGGATTAAAGAACATCGATGTCTACGCCTtcg GTGTGTACGCTGATTGTGATGatgtgaagaagcttgttgGTGAGAAATACGCAAATCTACCAGCTTCGGAGATCAGGGGAAACAAGTCATTCTTGGATGATCTCATGCAAGCCGATATTAAGATGACTATAAGGCTCCAGATTGTCTACGGCAAACTCAGCATCCGTTCCGTCCGCAGTGCTTTTCAAGAATCTGTCGGTAACAGACTCAAAAAGTTCGGTGGCCTTGACAACGACCAGTTGCTTCTAAG CTTCACTAGCCTCTTCAAAGATGAGTATAAGATTCCAAGAAACTCCACCATTGATTTGACAAAAGAACCAGGCCATGTTCTCAGCGTTGCAA ttgagGGAGATCATGTCGGGAGTGTGAAGAGCCAACTCTTGTGTAGATCAATCTTAGACTTGTACATTGGTGAAGAACCGTTTGATAAGAATGCAAAAGAAGATTTTCTTGATAATGTGGCTTCTCTAGCCTTCGACAACTAG